The Malus domestica chromosome 10, GDT2T_hap1 nucleotide sequence AAGTGCCATTGATTGTTTTATGCATGAAAAAGTGGCCGTTGTCATTGCACGACTAGCAATCAATGCTGCAACATTAGCAATGAGCAACACAGGCCAGAAAACACCACCTGCAGACAATGAGAGAGTGATTTCTCCATAATTAAATTTCCATCTATAACATATGCTTGCAAATTGCAAAGGGACTTAAAACGAATTAACGATATATGATATATCTAAGAATTAGTGAAATAAGTATTGACTACTGACACATTCGTAGAAAATCCTAACTGAATAATTTGCTTGAAAATCGATAAATGCACCAGTGAAGCTTACTTGGGATTGAAGAAAAGAAAGCTAGCTCAGCCCCATCTTGGTTCTCCATAAGGTAGGCGGCttgacccaaataacccaacaTAAGGCAGGGCAAAACAAGAAAAACGAATGTAAGCTGAAAAGAACAAATACCCAGTAAATTACAGTTCTAGTAATCAGAAGGTAAACACCACACATTCTGACACTTCGATGTATCATATAAACAAAATGAATATTCAATAAAGACCAATTATTCTTCATTCTTTACCTGGACTGATCGTACAGAAAAATAGCAAAGATCCGCAAACATTGCCTCAGAACCTGATACATACAAGTACATCagtaaagaaaaggaaaatatgtAGGTGATAACCAATAATATAGGTTCCCAGTTCATATAATATCAAACAAAATTGAACCCAATTTACATAAACCTTAACAGTTCTATCAATATTTCACCTCTTGTAAGTGACTCTTAGTATCCCCCTTTGTAATTTCCATAATTCATGATTTAACATTTTCCAATAATACAATACCTAAATTGTGCAACCTCAGGTACACTCTAatcatgtctttttttttttcttttttttcttttttctgtttctttttttcagaagaaaacagaaaatgcaAGCTAGGGATTAGTTAGCAGTTTCTTtccattttaaaatattttgtaaGCACACAATATTTCAATACGAAGGAACAGGACAATACAGAGGACAAGCCTAGCTAGAAGATGCTAGCTAAACAATTGAACAAAGACGGGAAAATACAAATATCCATGGCAGCAGACCAAAAAAAAACACTAGTGTCCAGAAGAATTCAAGTCGTAGGAACTAAACTGTGGATTTCTTTGACTAAAAATGGCATGTGAAAACGATTGTTTCAGAAGATATACTACCTAACTATCAGCTTTACTATATGAATCCAAAGACTTTCTAAGTTCTTCAAGCCTAACTCCAGTACGTGTCTAGCTTCAATTGTGAGGGGAGCAACCTAATCAGCCATATAAACCATGCTGCCACTAATTCCATAAATCCTTTTTTCTATAAACTAAATCCCTTATTATACCTAGGCAATAGTTCAACCCCTTATACATATTTCTGCATAAACTTGTCTTAAAGGACCTTTTTTACTGACTGGATTACATTGCCAGGGAATCAGACATTAAGATATTTTGTATACTTTTCGGAAGAAAAAATTTAACATTATAGAAATTCATTCCAGATGAAATCCATGCACAAGCTAAAAGATGACAATACAACTcaataagaaaatgaaaagttAATTACAGAAAAGAGTGGAGCCAATTTAAAAATGGAATCAAGGTTgcaaaaatttacaaaaaagtAATGATAGCAACTCCCATGCATCCCCAAGGTCTAAGTTTTTTTCCAGACTGATTACCTGTTGCGCATAAAAGACAACCCCCAAGAGAATACCAAGCCTTAGTTGAGTTTCTCTCGAAGAAATAATAGATGTGAACAGGATTGAATGCCTTTAAGACACTGCTGTCATATTTAACAAGGTTGTAAATCCCAATCCCACCAAGGGAACAAAACCATATGAATAAGGCAGGGCCTACAGCCAGTCCAACTTTACTTGTCCCAAATTTCTGTACACTGAATAAAATAACAAGAAAGGTAACCGAAATCATCACCACTTCATCTGCATACAAATAGAAAAGGGAGGTAAATTAAAGTACGCTTTAATTGAAACAGCACAAGCAACTATCATATTTagaacaaagaaataaaacacatATGCAAATGGGTCTTAGTTCACTGCAATGTATAAAAAGTGTGAGGCGTGGGCAAGGCGTCTGAGGGATAGCCCAGTCTAGGTTTGAGGCGTGAGGAGTGAGGCAAAGCCTCACGggacctaaatttttttaatatatacactgagcgtacacatatattacattaaaaaaaaaaaagatgattattaatcaataatcacccTAAGCACACACATATTAtaaatacatatacacacatatatatacatatattatattatatataaaaaatagaggatgaaaagcacAATGAGCACACATATAACAATACACGCAGACAGCAcacacatccattatataaaaaaataaaaatcagaaaaaaggcAGAGAGATGATAGTGCAAGGAAGAGGTATGAGGCagttaaaaccctacccaaaatttgggtttgggagtacaaaaaaaaaaaatcctctgAGACGTGCCTAGGTGGCTCTGGGCGGCGCCTTCCGCCGCCTTCCACCCACTCCCTCAAAACAGAGGCGGCAACCCTCAAGCCCAACCTCACAGGGCACCTAGGGGCACCCTAAGGcgagccttttaaaacattggttCACTGTCATGATTTTGGTTAGAGGAGATGGCTTGCACAATGTGGTGTTGTAGCATAGAACTTTAAATTTTGCAAATGTTCTAGttcttaataaaattaaaattgatggCAGTagaattaactttttagtatGATGCACTCCAACAGAATCATGACAGCTAAGACCCATTTTTGAGACATGGTCCACGGGATAAACAATACCTTGCTCAATTGCCTCTACTCCAACCTTTAGACCACCAACAGCTGATACTACTgcattaagaaaataaaaagcaatcacaaagtaaacaaaacataaaaagcTTTAGACACACCCACTCTTCACGATTTAAAACAAGAACACTACATCTAAAACAGCTATGCAGCATTaccacatttcatcacatcaataATGGGTTGATAGTTGCAACTTGCAACAAGATAAAACAGAATAAGAATAGATGATGCAAATACCTGACATTGCTGGTGTAACAACCCCATCAGCTATCACCATAGCAGTACCAGCAAGCACTAACATCAGAAGAAGCTTTTTCAGAGTCAGTGAAGCCTCAAGCCTTTCCTTGATTTTTAAAGATCTTTCAAGTTCAGGAGATGGCACCTTTAGCCTGAAGCTCGATATCCGGGCATCTGACGGAAGCTGATTGGGAAGAAGACTGACCTTAGCATGTCGACAGATCAATGAATACAAAGCAAATGTACCACCTGGAAAAGTTAAATAACCATGAAATAGAAAATATGCATTCAACTAAACATTTACGTTGTACTGCAATAACTGCATACATAATAGCTTTGTTTGTACtctatgtgtatgtgtgtgtgtgtgtgtgtgtgtgtgtgtgtgtgtgtgtgtgagagagagagagagagagagagagagagagagaatacgaCTTGATTTACCGAATCCAGCATACCTTCACCATCATCATTAGCCCAAAGAACCACCAGCACATACTTAAGCAACGGGATCAAGATTAACGTGTATAGGACCAGCGACATTGCTCCAATAACATCCTCATTTCCATTAATAGGTGCTTTGCTAAACATGACACTGAACGTATATAATGGACTTGTTCCAACATCACCAAAGACAACCCCAAGGGTCTGAAAAGCAATTATTATTTTCCTTCCAAGACTGAAATCCTGCAATAAAATATACATTATTAAGGAAACTTGGTTCAGGTCAATAAATAACTTCATATTTCCCATAGGTCAATCGTCATTTCATTTTCTAGTGTAAGTTATTCAAAACAATTTCTCTTAAATTAAGGTCAATAAAACAATCTTCCTCGCAACCAAGGTCAACACCCGTTCCTCTATATCTCTTTATTGACCTCTccttataaaacaaaaatattgaaTGGCTCAATACAAATGttataagtatttttttttgtcacctAAAACAAATTACTCCTACATTATTATTAGAAATTCTAATCACAATACGCGTGCACATCAGCATAATTCAACAGTTGAGCCAAAAGAAAATTTCTaaattataaaagaaaagaataaagaaacaCAGGCAAAGAAGTTTCAAATTTCATTTCGATGAACCATACCTATGTATAAATTCAAATTAGAAAACCTGAATACTTTCCTTATGAACTATATGGCAGACAATGAACTAAGGCAGACGATATactttaaggaaaactaatctATTAATCCATATTTGAGAAAAATGCCACTTTCTCCCGTGGCCATATATAAGGCAAGTTAACTACTTTTGTGAAGAAAATTTTGGAGTTACCATGAGTTGCCTAGGTATAGTTCATTGTGAAAGTTCAACATACTCGTTGGGTTATGATTACAACTTAAGTTTCTGAATATTACCATCGTCAAAACATGAAAATACCAAGTTGCtaaaaacctaaaactcaatgTTCTTCGTATATGCACAAAGTAACAGATGatttaaaaagtaaattaaacataAGAACATAACTGAGGTTTCTTCTTGAAAATCACCGAGTAAAATTTCCTCCTGTCTCTAGTTGCTGCTATTGTAGGTCTTTTCCAATTCTAACTACTCTACTCCAATTAAGTAATGGTCCAAAGGGATTAGAAACATAAATAGTGAGAAAGGCAATCTATATTCAGCACTACATAAAAAATCTGCACATTATTTCCCCACATTATTTCCCAGAACAAAAAATGAAGCACACTATCAGCCTTCCAGCATTGAGAATATAAGAAATTGAGACTTTATTAAGCGAAAGCTCAATGAGTTACAGAAAGAACAGCATAAGAAATGCCCAGTGGTGGAAATGAGGTTCAccaccaacaaaaacaaaaaacaaaaaacttcgaAAACAAATATACAACTCCTATCTACCAGCAGCAACCCTACCAAAATCAATTGACTGCAGCACCCAATCcaaatgaaaaatgaagaaatggAAATCTCTGATACCGTCTCTACCATTGGACACAAGGAAGCCCAAAGCCTCACCCTACCCCATAAAAACTATCACCTCCTCTCCTAGAAGAATACCCAACTCAGCCCCACCTCCGCATGTGCCAGAGTCCAAGAGCTACTGGGcaataaagaaataatataatcaacattttctaatccattattgCACATAGAAAACTAATCTGGTCTCTTACACTAGAAATACCAAAATTTAATGACCCTATCCACTTATACATCTGTACTTTATTACGTAACTCAGCCGTCCAAAGCAATTGAGATGGTTCAATAAAAGGTACCGTTTTTGGAGAAGAGTGGATTGAGCATGATTACATTGTCATAATTGCTtatcatttgaaatttggagttGATGATTTATGACTTGTACTTCCTAATGGTGTATGTGATTGATGAATGAGCATTctgttttataaaaaaaaaaagtcatcaaTCATCACAAATTCCAAACTTAGAAAGGTAAACGAGTATGCAATTTATGACAATGTAACTTATGTTCACTAAAAGCTGCCATTTTACATTAATGAATTTCCATACTCCTCTCTATAGTCTATACCCACCCACAACATCATGTAACTGCTCTGAAGTTCTGCTTAAAGATTCAAAATAATCCAACCTTAATGTTTACCACAATTGCAACATCCGTATTTACCACAATTACAATATCCGCTACTAATTTACCTTTACAAAGCCACTCATACCATGGTCATGAGCTCTTAGATAACAttcagaattttcttaatgaaaCGGAAAGATCACATAATCCTAAAATTTAGATGAAGCGGAAAAAACACATAATCCTAAAATGTATATGGCATAGATGCTTAGGCAGTTTATTTTATTAGCACCGTATTCTACCAGAAATCAAGCTAGCCAAAGAGCACAAAGTAAAAATTAAACTCCACACTCTGAAAAGTGACAATTTCTTAACGTGGGTAGGAGATGCTAAACATGCCTCCTCAGAGCCTAAGCATCAACATGGTAAGACATTCATTAgaactaaaataattattaaaaacagGGTTAATAAAACCAACAAATCCAGCTTCACGTGTACAGTAAATCGCGAATGTAACACGTCTATATACGCACCTGATAATTGTCCAATAACTGAATCTCCCAAAACGTAAACTAACTACAAAGCTACATAGGATGTATCATGTATGTATAATGTGTGTATGTAGCACAACATGATAGGAAAGTAAGGTGGCTACAAGCATTGATCTACATCACACTAAGCAATGCTGAACGAGCGAGGCTACTCGACCGAATCCAGAAATGCAAGTCTTAAGCTCATGACAAAGTAAATAGTAAAAGTGAGAGATTGGGAGTTTGAAGCACCTCGTATTCGGTTCTGTGAGCGCCGGGGACCTCGAGCGCTTCGACGTCAAAGGAATCGACGCGAGGGCCAGTGCGAATCAAGCGCTGCTCGGCATTATCGTCctcctcttcatcatcctccgaATCGAGAACCGTCCGATGCATCGCATCTTCCTCCGTATCCGCATCCTCGGAGTCGTCCTCGTCCTGAAAGACCCACCGCGACTCGATGGAGTCCATGGACGCCAGTCCGCCATTGATCTCGCCCCTGTCGGGaccttcctcctcctccatcgATCAATGACAACAACTGTAGAGTGCGTGTAATTGTGAAGAGGGACTAGGATTGGGGAATGGTGGAGTGGAATTTTGTTGGGGAGGGTGTTTGGATGGGAGGAAAGTGATGGAAAATTGTAGGGTTTGGCATATGTGGAAAATTGGGGAAAATTGGAATGAAATTGTTGGGGGAATTTGGTTATTTTTGACTAAATATGGGGTTCAGCTTCAACATCTCAGATTCTTACGCTACAAGCTTTAAACTGGAGAATGTTAAATTGTGTATTAACATTCTTCGTACTGCTTTGCAGTTGCTGTATGCATGTCCGGTCCAGATTCCAATGTATCCGGCCGGTCCAAACCGGTTaaggtttgttttcttttagaTTCGGGCCGCGTGAGGCCGGTCCAAGGAGCGACGTCCAAACCGGTAACTTTCATCatgaaatttttataaataatcaatttcttttttaaatgtTCAAATTTTCATATTATTTCGTTCATATTTCTCACTTGATAACTAGTGAACTTTTACAAAACATAAATTGTTGTAATATATTATGTGGATGGCCCACATGAATGATTTGTTACTattcatccaaagaaaaataagatgAATTACTATTCATACATAGTATTTTCATTATTCATTTTAGAAAAgtttgtaaagtgaataatgttatgttgtggtctattttatctgacagagggagtagggccggcggcagagagagagaggagagagatgtgtgtttgtagaattgtaggggaatgtgtgtgttgttatccctcctacattgtgcctttatttatagtagtaaagggagagaagatattccttctcctccaagtaatacaagttgtaataggaaaggataactagaatcaaatcttatctaggatttacacaatcatacttaaactaggaatgtttacaacactcccccttgagtgggtaaatactcaaggtagattcagcatcatgcagaagttgaggaagtcgacttgtcggcattgattccaaggaacaacgcttattctcaataaggtaggaacttgcataagtagtaagtctcactaaaaaaccctaaggctatggaaaaaacccaagtagggacaaaatccatagtctaaggaaaaatgcgtgagaaatgcaaagtcaaaagaaacgtctacaggacgtcatcagggatatgatcagcccaaggtgggtgcctcgttaaaacctagttaggtagcaaaaacctagtgggaaaaatgctcctaatcgtagggaaaaagagtacattaagatcaagcaagtatccagaagatactccccctgagtttgacataattccaaagagaaatagcaaagttacaactcagaaagtttacgcataccaattccatgaacaagcttctgaaacgtcgccttcggtagtgatttggtgaagaggtcggccagattgtcttgtgatcggatttgcgtgacttcaatcttctgatgctcttgttgttgatgtgtaaagaagaacttcggcgcaatatgcttggtgttgtctcctttgatgtaacccttcttgagctattcgatgcaagctgcgttgtcttcaaaaatcgtcgtcggggcattaacggcgggatgaagatcacaggagcttcgaatatggcgcactactgctctcaaccaaaagcattcccgagttgcttcatgtaaggcgagaatttcagcatggttagacgaagtggcaactaaggtctgtttagttgacctccaagatattgcggtgcctccaacggtaaagacataacccgtttgagaacgcgccttatgcggatcagataagtatccagcgtcggcataaccaacaaggcgagaatcaacccaatgagcatagggtgcggcatcactcgaggattcgtagggatagaataagcccaaatccgtagtacccttaaggtaacggaagatgtctttcacgccagtccaatgtctgcgtgttggtgcattgctgtatcttgccaaaagattaacagcgaaggagatgtcgggtctagtgcattgagctaagtacaataaagcg carries:
- the LOC103444868 gene encoding potassium transporter 7-like, encoding MEEEEGPDRGEINGGLASMDSIESRWVFQDEDDSEDADTEEDAMHRTVLDSEDDEEEDDNAEQRLIRTGPRVDSFDVEALEVPGAHRTEYEDFSLGRKIIIAFQTLGVVFGDVGTSPLYTFSVMFSKAPINGNEDVIGAMSLVLYTLILIPLLKYVLVVLWANDDGEGGTFALYSLICRHAKVSLLPNQLPSDARISSFRLKVPSPELERSLKIKERLEASLTLKKLLLMLVLAGTAMVIADGVVTPAMSVVSAVGGLKVGVEAIEQDEVVMISVTFLVILFSVQKFGTSKVGLAVGPALFIWFCSLGGIGIYNLVKYDSSVLKAFNPVHIYYFFERNSTKAWYSLGGCLLCATGSEAMFADLCYFSVRSVQLTFVFLVLPCLMLGYLGQAAYLMENQDGAELAFFSSIPSGVFWPVLLIANVAALIASRAMTTATFSCIKQSMALGCFPRLKIIHTSRKFMGQIYIPVVNWFLLVVSLVAICTISNIDEIGNAYGIAELGVMMMTTILVTIVMLLIWQINIIIVLSFLIIFLGLELTFFSSVLCSVGDGSWIILVFAIIMFVIMSIWNYGSKLKYETEVKQKLSMDLMRELGCNLGTIRAPGIGLLYNELVKGIPAIFGHFLTTLPAIHSMIIFVCIKYVPVPVVPQSERFLFRRVCPKNYHIFRCIARYGYKDVRKENHQTFEQLLIESLEKFIRREAQERSLESDGDDGDTDSEDETSVSRVLIAPNGSVYSLGVPLLAEYKETSRQPVSEASTSEVKPVLPEDPTVFDSEQSMDRELSFIRKAKESGVVYLLGHGDIRARKDSWFIKKLIINYFYAFLRKNCRRGTANLSVPHSHLMQVGMTYMV